One window from the genome of Glycine soja cultivar W05 chromosome 12, ASM419377v2, whole genome shotgun sequence encodes:
- the LOC114379680 gene encoding uncharacterized protein LOC114379680: MRNVSKNKWFLTCFRPVVDIDDMLEPRAVVDHSANRRFTCIPVADKHDTKDSVTKTTFSEQEFAQNWVVVPHPQKRKFSKNTRARNKNLDGQSCFGSKGGYSASTESSSTGDEKKQAFAGTNIPKIKPPEWSSRISSSNSPESKSESPKDQVEKQKKFQCVGIYWVLLSLVVTVFWGKVNVTIWTSLLLFFFFIWNAICSSCGTQNPKHTRIAVGTVVEGVVAK; this comes from the exons ATGAGAAACGTTTCAAAGAACAAGTGGTTCTTAACCTGTTTCCGTCCTGTGGTTGATATAGATGACATGCTGGAGCCTAGAGCTGTTGTTGATCATTCTGCCAATCGTCGTTTCACCTGTATCCCCGTCGCAGACAAACATGACACAAAAGATTCAGTTACCAAAACCACGTTTTCGGAGCAAGAGTTTGCACAGAATTGGGTAGTTGTGCCCCATCCTCAGAAGCGAAAGTTTTCTAAG AATACAAGAGCTCGAAACAAAAATCTTGATGGCCAAAGTTGTTTTGGATCAAAGGGTGGTTATTCGGCATCCACAGAAAGTTCATCAACCGGTGATGAGAAGAAACAAGCTTTTGCGGGCACCAACATTCCAAAAATCAAGCCCCCTGAATGGTCTTCGCGAATTTCATCTTCAAATTCGCCCGAATCAAAGAGTGAGTCTCCTAAAGACCAAGTAGAGAAGCAAAAGAAGTTTCAGTGCGTAGGAATATACTGGGTTCTTTTAAGCTTAGTAGTTACGGTCTTTTGGGGTAAGGTTAATGTTACTATCTGGACATCATTattgttattctttttctttatttggaaCGCAATCTGTTCAAGTTGCGGAACGCAGAATCCAAAGCACACAAGAATAGCCGTAGGGACCGTAGTGGAAGGAGTTGTCGCGAAATAA
- the LOC114378135 gene encoding uncharacterized protein LOC114378135 — protein sequence MRNVSNTRFLTCSFRPVVDINATLKSRSVVDRSGNRRFACIVHVSTDKHDTKNNSATKATFLGQELAHNWVVPAFSKNTRARNSKNCFGSKGGYSVYAESSSSTGDEKQPFVVTNVQETKAPERSSLVSSSNSIVSESKNPSKCESTKDQVEKQKKFPCVRIYCVVVSLAVMIFLGKINVIVLTPLLLWNASCCCWPKEVPKLRNGRSGRNKERSQWALNLLRKILISVLECLLL from the exons ATGAGAAATGTTTCAAATACCAGGTTCTTAACCTGCAGTTTCCGTCCAGTGGTTGATATAAATGCCACGCTCAAGTCTAGATCAGTTGTTGATCGCTCTGGTAATCGTCGTTTTGCATGTATAGTACATGTCAGTACAGACAAACATGACACAAAAAATAATTCAGCCACCAAAGCCACGTTTTTGGGCCAAGAATTGGCACATAATTGGGTTGTGCCAGCGTTTTCTAAG AATACAAGAGCTCGTAATAGCAAAAATTGTTTTGGATCAAAGGGTGGTTATTCGGTATACGCAGAAAGTAGTTCATCAACCGGTGATGAGAAACAACCTTTTGTGGTCACTAATGTTCAAGAAACCAAGGCCCCAGAAAGGTCTTCGTTGGTTTCATCTTCAAACTCTATCGTATCTGAATCAAAGAACCCATCAAAGTGTGAGTCCACTAAAGACCAAGTAGAAAAGCAAAAGAAGTTCCCTTGCGTTAGAATATACTGTGTTGTCGTAAGCTTAGCAGTTATGATATTTTTGggtaaaattaatgttattgttttgacacCATTGTTATTATGGAACGCAAGCTGTTGTTGCTGGCCAAAAGAGGTTCCCAAGTTGCGTAACGGAAGGAGTGGTCGAAATAAGGAACGTTCGCAATGGGCATTAAATCTGTTACGCAAGATACTCATTTCTGTGCTTGAGTGTCTACTTCTTTAA
- the LOC114378314 gene encoding transcription factor MYB4-like has translation MVKNTYSDKSGHRKGTWTPEEDKKLIAYITRYGHWNWNLLPKFAGLERCGKSCRLRWLNYLRPNIKRGNYTQEEDETIIKMVQRLGNRWSLIAAQLPGRTDNEIKNYWHTNLKKKYHQQNVNAETEVSKSKDHQSPDEALPKPNNVDDVAFQNLPPTSQSTDSCTTSSIIISPTQFSITTTGRSSDDSKEKFDIPYEDEFAFADVMNESFWLEPYVVDISCYPSDVLVAEPDCFSPVPDVELWSHDHEYFA, from the exons ATGGTGAAAAACACTTACTCTGATAAAAGTGGACATAGGAAAGGAACATGGACACCAGAGGAAGACAAGAAATTGATTGCTTATATTACCAGATATGGTCACTGGAATTGGAACCTACTCCCCAAGTTTGCTG GTCTTGAGAGGTGTGGAAAAAGTTGCAGGCTAAGGTGGCTGAATTACTTAAGGCCTAATATCAAAAGAGGGAACTACactcaagaagaagatgaaactaTTATCAAGATGGTCCAACGTCTCGGTAACAG ATGGTCTCTCATTGCTGCTCAGCTGCCAGGAAGAACagacaatgaaataaaaaactacTGGCACACCAATCTCAAGAAGAAATATCATCAACAGAATGTTAATGCTGAAACTGAAGTTTCCAAGTCAAAAGATCATCAATCTCCAGATGAAGCACTACCAAAGCCAAACAATGTAGATGATGTTGCTTTCCAAAACCTTCCACCCACTTCTCAATCCACCGATTCATGCACGACGTCATCAATAATAATATCCCCAACCCAATTCTCTATAACCACCACAGGTCGTAGCTCTGATGATAGCAAAGAAAAGTTTGATATTCCTTATGAGGATGAGTTTGCTTTTGCAGATGTTATGAACGAAAGCTTCTGGTTGGAACCATATGTTGTTGACATTTCGTGCTATCCTAGTGATGTATTGGTGGCTGAACCGGATTGCTTTAGCCCTGTGCCTGACGTAGAACTTTGGAGTCATGATCATGAATACTTTGCGTGA